A single genomic interval of Helianthus annuus cultivar XRQ/B chromosome 13, HanXRQr2.0-SUNRISE, whole genome shotgun sequence harbors:
- the LOC110901226 gene encoding uncharacterized protein LOC110901226 has product MDKSWMLTDRTKKPYMDGVAAFLDYAVRNLKMSTNIDPKKTKQKTKIPCPCINCLNHYSLPLDEVDHHLFNKGIDPNYTRWIKHGEKDEPVKNVLHTEYFDTEIPTDATETIEMVNATEDNFTEDYEKLQELLVDAEKPLYKGCPNFTKLSALVQLVNLKSKHGVSDKCFTELLVLLKKMLPEGNEMVNNTYEAKKTMKAMGSGYTRIHVCINDCILYRKEYKDLVVCPTCGKSRWKVDENTKIMYENIPAKVMWYFPIIPRLKRLFQAKSIAKDLLWHATSSKKPGVLRHPSDSPAWQAIDNQFPEIADDPRNLRLGISTDGVDVNRGNRNHSVWPVLAVIYNLPPWLCMKRRFIMLSVLISGTPGNDIDVFLDPLIDDLQLLFEEGVETYDAYAQEKFILRAVVLWTINDYPALGTLCGCPYSGFHGCVVCRKETQCCRLPFSSKQSYAGHRRYLPYNHPFRKQTKAFNGKQEWGTTTNPMTGEEIFSEVKYVKNIWGKGFKDKVSGILETSTGRGGKTIKRKRNTSKECDSSNSGHKEPTYWKKFNIWYRRLRYWRYNCVQHCIDFMHIEKNVAESIVGTLLNVPGKTKDGLNARLDLAHFGLKQELQAKKQGNKTILPAACYTLTKDEKDKFFETLYNLRVPQGYCSNFSSLVNRKDRKLVGLKSHDYHMLMQQFLPIAIRSIMPEPTRYAIIRFCFFFKSICSKEIRVEELDKLQEELCVTLCLLEKYFPPSFFDIMIHLTVHLTREVKLCGPICFRWMYPFERCMKVIKGHVRNKTYPEGCIAEENIAEETIEFFSEYQKNMKTIGIPPYKYKTSENDNGEGNPLSAGKPVLVSPELFLKAHFYVLQNTPEIVPYIEQHMTFLKNRHGGKPQAWLEKEHNTTFGHWLRNKVEKELAVSTESISETVKWISHGAHSNVLKYDVYEINGYTFRTKARDGGVYQNSGVGVEATDMHISKEVVTYRKNFYYGVLREIWVLDYHIKRIPLFLCDWVENRNGVKQDSLGYTLVELNRLGHKDDPFILASQARQVFYVKDQLDKKMSIVFMTPPKNYRDSYDDVDEEFSTVIFPHNDNILPRVDPLDMGNESRDDYYRTDCNGIVLRNAD; this is encoded by the exons ATGGATAAGTCTTGGATGTTAACCGATAGAACCAAAAAACCATATATGGATGGAGTTGCAGCATTTCTAGATTACGCAGTTCGCAATTTGAAGATGTCGACGAACATCGACCcaaaaaaaactaaacaaaaaacaaaaattcCATGTCCATGTATAAATTGTTTAAACCACTACTCTCTTCCTTTGGATGAAGTGGATCATCACTTGTTCAATAAGGGAATTGATCCAAATTATACAAGGTGGATAAAACATGGAGAAAAAGATGAGCCAGTTAAAAATGTGCTTCATACAGAGTATTTTGACACCGAAATTCCAACAGATGCCACGGAAACAATAGAAATGGTAAATGCCACAGAAGATAATTTCACAGAGGACTATGAGAAGCTTCAGGAACTACTTGTTGATGCTGAGAAGCCCCTTTATAAAGGATGTCCTAACTTCACAAAGTTGTCCGCACTAGTTCAACTAGTCAACTTGAAGAGTAAGCATGGAGTCTCAGATAAGTGCTTTACTGAACTTCTAGTTTTGTTGAAAAAGATGCTACCTGAAGGTAACGAAATGGTTAACAATACATATGAGGCAAAAAAGACAATGAAGGCAATGGGTTCAGGATATACAAGGATACATGTATGCATCAACGACTGCATTCTTTACAGGAAGGAGTACAAAGACTTGGTTGTATGTCCAACTTGTGGGAAGTCAAGGTGGAAGGTGGATGAGAACACTAAAATAATGTATGAAAATATTCCTGCAAAGGTAATGTGGTACTTTCCCATAATACCACGATTGAAACGACTCTTTCAAGCTAAGAGTATAGCAAAAGATTTATTATGGCACGCCACCAGTTCCAAAAAACCCGGTGTTTTACGCCACCCATCAGATTCACCTGCATGGCAAGCCATAGATAACCAATTTCCCGAAATTGCTGACGATCCAAGAAATCTTCGGCTTGGCATTTCCACAGATGGGGTTGACGTAAATAGAGGTAATAGAAATCATAGTGTTTGGCCGGTTTTAGCTGTCATTTACAACCTTCCGCCTTGGTTGTGTATGAAAAGAAGGTTTATCATGCTTTCGGTACTAATATCGGGAACGCCTGGAAACGATATTGATGTGTTTTTGGATCCTTTGATTGATGATCTACAACTCTTATTTGAAGAAGGAGTTGAAACATATGACGCCTATGCACAAGAAAAATTTATCCTACGTGCAGTTGTTTTATGGACGATTAATGATTACCCTGCTCTTGGTACACTATGTGGCTGCCCTTATAGTGGATTCCATGGTTGTGTAGTGTGTCGAAAAGAAACTCAATGTTGTAGACTTCCTTTCTCATCCAAGCAGAGTTATGCTGGTCACAGAAGATATCTACCATATAACCATCCTTTCAGAAAGCAAACGAAGGCGTTCAATGGAAAACAAGAATGGGGAACTACTACAAATCCTATGACCGGGGAAGAAATATTCAGCGAGGTTAAATACGTTAAGAATATATGGGGGAAAGGATTTAAGGATAAAGTATCAGGAATCCTAGAAACTTCTACTGGAAGAGGGGGGAAGACAATTAAGAGAAAAAGGAACACATCAAAAGAGTGTGATAGTTCAAATTCCGGACATAAAGAACCGACCTATTggaagaaattcaacatatggTATCGACGACTTAGGTATTGGCGGTATAATTGTGTCCAACATTGTATTGATTTCATGCACATTGAAAAGAATGTGGCTGAGAGTATTGTCGGAACATTGCTAAACGTTCCAGGAAAGACGAAAGATGGATTGAATGCTCGATTGGATCTGGCGCATTTTGGGTTAAAACAAGAGTTGCAGGCTAAAAAACAAGGCAACAAAACAATACTTCCTGCAGCATGTTACACATTAACGAAAGATGAAAAAGACAAGTTTTTTGAAACATTATACAACTTAAGGGTTCCACAAGGGTATTGTTCTAATTTTTCTAGTTTGGTGAATCGAAAGGATAGGAAACTTGTGGGACTTAAATCACATGATTATCATATGCTTATGCAACAGTTTTTGCCCATTGCAATACGGTCTATCATGCCGGAACCCACAAGATATGCTATTATCAGGTTTTGCTTTTTTTTCAAATCAATATGTAGCAAAGAAATCAGGGTAGAAGAACTAGATAAGTTGCAAGAAGAGCTTTGTGTGACACTGTGTCTGCTCGAGAAATATTTTCCCCCATCCTTTTTCGATATTATGATTCATTTAACTGTGCACCTTACTAGGGAGGTAAAATTATGCGGGCCAATATGCTTTCGGTGGATGTATCCCTTTGAAAGGTGCATGAAGGTTATTAAAGGGCATGTGCGAAACAAAACTTATCCAGAAGGATGCATTGCTGAGGAGAATATTGCAGAAGAAACAATTGAGTTTTTCAGCGAATACCAAAAAAACATGAAGACTATTGGCATTCCACCATATAAGTATAAGACATCTGAAAATGATAACGGGGAAGGAAATCCTTTGTCAGCCGGTAAACCAGTTCTGGTTTCTCCGGAACTCTTCTTGAAAGCACATTTCTATGTTTTGCAAAATACGCCGGAAATTGTGCCTTATATTGA ACAACACATGACCTTTTTGAAAAACCGACATGGTGGTAAACCACAAGCGTGGCTGGAGAAAGAGCATAACACAACGTTTGGTCACTGGTTACGTAACAAG GTTGAAAAAGAGTTAGCGGTTTCCACTGAAAGTATATCAGAAACCGTAAAGTGGATTTCACATGGAGCACACAGCAACGTATTAAAATACGATGTATATGAAATCAATGGATATACATTTCGTACAAAAGCTCGTGACGGTGGAGTTTACCAAAACAGTGGGGTTGGTGTAGAGGCAACTGACATGCACATTTCTAAAGAAGTAGTAACCTACAGAAAAAACTTCTATTATGGGGTATTACGAGAGATCTGGGTACTAGATTATCATATTAAAAGAATTCCTCTTTTCTTGTGCGACTGGGTTGAAAATAGAAACGGGGTCAAACAAGATAGTCTTGGTTACACGTTGGTTGAACTTAACAGATTAGGCCACAAGGATGATCCGTTCATTTTGGCCTCACAAGCACGACAGGTGTTTTATGTTAAAGACCAGCTGGATAAAAAAATGTCTATTGTCTTTATGACACCTCCCAAAAACTATAGAGATTCGTATGACGACGTTGATGAGGAATTTAGTACTGTAATTTTTCCTCACAATGATAATATATTGCCACGTGTAGATCCACTTGACATGGGTAATGAA